One region of Mycteria americana isolate JAX WOST 10 ecotype Jacksonville Zoo and Gardens chromosome 17, USCA_MyAme_1.0, whole genome shotgun sequence genomic DNA includes:
- the PRRC2B gene encoding protein PRRC2B isoform X3 translates to MSDRLGQITKGKDGKSKYSTLSLFDKYKGKSIEAIRTTVIPRHGLQSLGKVAAARRMPPPANLPSLKSENKGNDPNIIIVPKDGTGWANKQDQPDQKSSSVTAAQLQESLPQQGLQKSVSNLQKPTQSISQESTNSVPGGPKSWAQLNGKPAGQEGGSRASSRLLSFSPEEFPTLKAAGEQDKVGKEKGALDPSYGPGPSLRPQNVTSWREGGGRNITSATSLTASPAELGSKTSSTGDGAPSSVSASDPKEPSLRPAQPIRKGASQFMGNVYQPPTYHDMLPAFMCPQQPSETPASLDRGSFPLPQLRLEPRVPFRQYQMNDQDGKENRLSLSRPARPVRQQVERAPRPTIINAENLKGLDELDTDADDGWAGIHDEVDYSEKLKFSEDEEEEETLKDGRQKWNSWDPRRQRQLSLSSGDSADVKHTLEEGKNWGDSVGLSRSVRKVQDSQQPPRKLNGWSSASEYQKPPLGSILRQQSLEDKEEKVPLRQKFVHSEISEAVERARKRREEEERRAREERLAACAAKLKQLDQKCKLAQKSGETQKHTENEDLRPPSTEKNAVQENGHAFRRASPEFHTQDVSVGYLEEETPAPAAAAQSSSEEELREAPSPAQEFNKYQKSLPPRFQRQQQQQQQEQLYKMQHWQQQQVYPPPSHSHPQRTFYPPHPQMLGFDPRWMMMPSYMDPRMAQSRTPVDFYPSALHPSGIMKPMIQQDSIGGSSCRSEDQNCQVGQAERKAAPLDPVPVWGQESYTSLQSKGYSLSHQKQADNMTMEGLHARNDSYSASPGRPESLSTQRDLFEERGEEYLNAFDKKAQGDFDSCLSSQRIGQDLLFQHQETVQETCPAGSRHANLRCSPLEPDFIQAEKKPEYNGWDISHHQKPAETAAEVAEEVPRDEQSFSADPWKKEGANTKQATEETTEWAPENRNTSSQHQEQMGRTRRSGPIKKPVLKALKVEEKEKEMEKVKLEGEDTSRPLKEKAAVQKVENESDDSAALLNSTRYLLDDKGSSQATLAREAEKSQEEEEEEEEEEKPERTWENKLSRESGDLPPTKRNNWIFIDEEQAFGGRGQGRGRGRGFREFTFRGRGTVVGSRGVYNNQRSSRGRGLREFNQPEDFPRGKPRRRIASETHSEGSEYEELPKRRRQRGSENSNESSVLDREDSDLKKGDFKESWRSNKIYSDDHNSLDPKMRAPRAFGRSLPPRLSNSGYGRRGFMGKEPTQWQGRSGGAGWQEYSHTAPSDAFGSRQQADRDYIQDSYKHMDSFSSRVFDESHLDDKRHFFQEDYSADQENIENRPFRRRRPPRQDKPPRFRRLRQERESVGQWNPEEGGPNLLPSQWPGRPKLTTAEKSSISGRRSPELSYQNSSDHANEEWETASESSDFSERRERRDGVSESEGQLEGGLGSGSLGEKRELAKRSFSSQRPLVDRQSRKAEPAGFAEQSVRTGVGAASRYESQQNGTLIKSKRSPEEGGGLGNTSGGSSHSIYSLDRASHANSECAEGPGKKPEKEPKSTAQRASEKGEALSQFELSYGSAIIDNRVSNTAEENEVGSIASEGFIEVLTKKQRRLLEEERRKKEQAAQAPAKARVLQSRIPPRFAKKQNSLCLEQSDVTVSGNSLGTEIWESNSPALSVQSPGSDSWSKPVNTFNGTESSTTEQGFKGSQGDSGIDLSAESRESSATSSQRSSPYGTLKPEEMNGAGLVDPKPDCQKEQVQKQSDKKDSDQGSGQNKEHKPGPIGNERSLKNRKGSEGTERLEGNIPPVNGVEIHVDSVLPVPPIEFGVNPKDSDFSLPPGSASGTAANPVTKLQDALASNAGLTQSIPILRRDHHLQRCIGLNPMSFPTADLTLKMESARKAWENSPSLPEQNSPGGAGSGIQPPSSVGASNGVSYSSFGGVSMPPMPVASVAPSASIPGNHIPPLYLDGHVFASQPRLVPQTIPQQQSYQQAAAAQQIPISLHTSLQAQAQLGLRGGLPVSQSQEMYSSIQPFRSQVYMHPSLSQPSTMVLTGGTALKPPYSAFPGMQPLEVVKTQSGSPYQPMNGSQTLVYEGQINQAAGIGASQMMDSQLTQLTMPVPGSQLPLPRYGSGQQPLILPQSIQLPQGQNLPVGAPRRILPPGSQPSVLATSRESSQMEMKGFHFSDGKQNMSSGASVPSPHTYRPSSASPSGKPSGPAVSMGSVQGHYVQQAKQRVDENKANLGAVKLQETASTNQMKPVRTGAIKPQAVKVEESKA, encoded by the exons ATGTCCGATCGTTTGGGGCAAATAACCAAGGGAAAGGATGGGAAAAGCAAGTACTCGACTCTCAGCCTGTTTGATAAGTATAAAGGAAAGTCAATAGAAGCTATCAGAACTACAG TTATTCCTAGACATGGCTTACAGAGTCTTGGGAAAGTTGCTGCTGCCCGGCGCATGCCACCTCCTGCAAACTTGCCTAGCTTGAAGTCTGAGAACAAAGGAAACGACCCCAACATCATTATAGTACCCAAGGACGGTACAGGATGGGCAAACAAGCAGGATCAGCCAGACCAAAAGAG TTCCAGTGTGACGGCTGCACAGCTGCAGGAGTCGCTGCCGCAGCAGGGTTTGCAGAAATCTGTCTCCAATTTACAGAAGCCGACACAGTCAATCAGTCAGGAG agtaCAAATTCAGTGCCAGGTGGACCAAAGTCATGGGCGCAGCTGAATGGAAAGCCAGCAGGACAAGAAGGTG GTTCAAGGGCCTCAAGCCGACTGTTATCCTTCTCTCCCGAGGAATTTCCGACGCTGAAAGCAGCTGGCGAGCAGGACAAGGTTGGCAAAGAAAAGGGCGCCTTAGATCCGTCGTATGGGCCAGGACCAAGCCTCCGCCCCCAGA ATGTCACCAGTTGGAGGGAGGGCGGTGGGAGGAACATAACCTCTGCCACATCTCTGACCGCCTCCCCTGCTGAGCTGGGCAGCAAGACCTCTAGTACCGGAGACGGAGCCCCCTCCTCAGTGAGTGCCAGCGATCCAAAGGAGCCGTCTCTCCGCCCAGCTCAGCCTATCCGCAAAGGGGCTTCACAGTTCATGGGAAATGTCTACCAACCACCTACATACCATGACATGCTACCTGCTTTT ATGTGCCCACAACAGCCATCTGAGACCCCTGCATCGCTGGACCGAGGGTCTTTCCCCCTTCCTCAGCTTCGGCTTGAGCCCCGGGTACCTTTCAGACAATACCAGATGAATGACCAGGATGG AAAAGAGAACAGGCTCAGCCTGTCTCGCCCAGCACGTCCAGTTCGGCAGCAAGTAGAGAGAGCACCTCGGCCCACCATTATCAATGCAGAGAACCTAAAGGGGCTGGATGAACTAGACACTGATGCGGATGACGGATGGGCAG GCATTCATGATGAAGTGGATTACTCTGAGAAACTAAAGTTTagtgaagatgaggaagaggaagaaactcTTAAAGATGGACGACAGAAGTG GAACAGCTGGGATCCCAGAAGGCAGCGACAGTTATCCCTGAGCTCTGGAGACAGTGCAGATGTCAAACACACcttggaggaaggaaagaattgGGGCGACTCAGTTGGCTTGTCCCGGTCAGTCCGGAAGGTGCAGGATTCACAGCAGCCTCCGAGGAAGCTGAATGGCTGGAGCTCTGCATCTGAATACCAG AAGCCCCCACTGGGAAGTATTCTCAGACAGCAGTCCCTCGAGGATAAAGAAGAAAAGGTGCCACTGAGACAGAAGTTTGTGCACTCTGAGATCTCGGAGGCTGTCGAGAGAGCCAGGAAGcgacgggaggaggaggagcggcgAGCCAGGGAGGAGCGTCTGGCAGCCTGCGCTGCAAAGCTGAAGCAACTCGATCAGAAATGCAAACTGGCTCAGAAGAGTGGAGAGACCCAGAAACACACAGAGAATGAAGACCTGCGACCCCCAAGCACAGAGAAGAATGCTGTGCAAGAGAATGGTCATGCTTTCCGTAGAG caagCCCTGAGTTTCACACACAGGATGTCTCTGTTGGCTATCTGGAAGAGGAgactcctgccccagcagcagcagcccaaagCAGCAGTGAGGAGGAGCTCAGAGaagctccctccccagcacaggaatTCAACAAATACCAGAAGTCTCTTCCCCCACGAttccagaggcagcagcagcaacagcagcag GAGCAGTTGTACAAGatgcagcactggcagcagcagcaagtctatcctcccccatcccattcccatccccaacGGACGTTCTACCCACCGCATCCCCAGATGCTTGGCTTTGATCCTCGCTGGATGATGATGCCCTCTTATATGGACCCTCGCATGGCCCAGAGTCGCACGCCCGTGGATTTCTACCCTTCAGCCCTTCACCCTTCAG GAATTATGAAGCCCATGATTCAGCAGGACTCCATCGGTGGGAGCAGCTGTCGGTCTGAAGATCAGAACTGTCAAGTAGGGCAGGCGGAAAGGAAAGCTGCTCCCTTGGACCCTGTGCCAGTGTGGGGCCAGGAGAGCTACACATCTCTGCAGAGCAAAGGGTACTCCCTGTCACATCAAAAACAGGCTGACAACATGACCATGGAGGGGCTGCATGCCAG GAATGACAGTTACTCTGCTTCTCCTGGAAGGCCGGAGAGTCTGAGCACCCAGCGAGATCTCTttgaggagagaggggaggagtaCTTGAATGCTTTTGACAAGAAGGCCCAAGGAGACTTTGACAGCTGCCTGTCTTCTCAGAGGATAGGCCAAGATCTCTTGTTTCAGCATCAGGAGACTGTGCAGGAAACCTGTCCTGCTGGCAGCCGCCATGCAAACTTGAGGTGTTCGCCCCTAGAGCCTGACTTTATCCAAGCAGAGAAGAAGCCTGAATATAATGGCTGGGATATCAGCCACCATCAGAAACCTGCAGAGACTGCAGCAGAAGTTGCCGAAGAAGTGCCCAGGGATGAGCAGTCATTCAGTGCTGACCCATGGAAGAAAGAAGGAGCTAATACTAAACAGGCCACTGAAGAGACAACAGAGTGGGCTCCTGAGAACCGGAACACCAGTAGTCAGCACCAGGAGCAAATGGGGAGGACGCGGCGATCAGGCCCAATTAAAAAACCAGTCCTGAAAGCCCTCAaggtggaagagaaggagaaagagatggagaaggtTAAACTGGAGGGAGAGGACACCTCACGCCCACTGAAGGAGAAGGCGGCTGTTCAGAAAGTAGAAAATGAGTCCGATGATTCTGCAGCCTTACTGAACTCCACACGTTACCTGCTGGATGACAAAGGTTCTTCCCAAGCCACCCTTGCCCGAGAGGCTGAGAAATcccaagaggaagaagaggaggaagaagaggaagagaagccAGAAAGAACCTGGGAGAACAAACTATCCAGAGAGTCTGGTGATCTCCCTcccacaaaaagaaacaactggaTCTTCATTGATGAGGAACAAGCCTTTGGTGGGAGAGGTCAAGGGCGTGGGCGAGGGAGAGGCTTCAGAGAGTTCACTTTCAGAGGCCGAGGCACTGTTGTGGGCAGCCGGGGAGTCTATAACAACCAGCGGAGCAGCCGAGGGCGAGGGCTTCGGGAGTTCAACCAGCCAGAGGACTTCCCCAGAGGCAAGCCAAGGCGCCGGATTGCAAGTGAGACGCACAGTGAAGGGTCAGAATATGAGGAGCTCCCCAAGCGTCGCCGGCAGAGGGGCTCGGAAAAcagcaatgaaagctctgtgCTGGACAGGGAGGACAGTGATCTGAAAAAAGGAGACTTCAAAGAGTCTTGGCGGTCCAACAAAATCTATTCAGATGATCACAATAGTCTGGATCCTAAGATGAGGGCTCCGAGAGCTTTTGGGAGATCACTGCCGCCAAGACTGAGCAACTCTGGCTATGGGCGAAGGGGTTTCATGGGTAAGGAGCCCACCCAGTGGCAAGGCAGGAGTGGGGGAGCAGGGTGGCAGGAGTACAGCCACACCGCTCCATCGGACGCTtttgggagcaggcagcaggctgaCAGGGACTACATTCAGGATTCTTATAAACACATGGATTCCTTCTCCAGCCGGGTTTTTGACGAGAGTCATCTGGATGACAAAAGGCACTTTTTCCAGGAGGATTACTCAGCAGATCAGGAGAACATAGAGAACAGGCCATTCAGGAGGCGGCGTCCCCCTCGCCAAGACAAGCCCCCGCGATTCAGGCGCCTCAGGCAAGAGAGGGAATCGGTCGGCCAGTGGAACCCCGAGGAGGGAGGCCCCAACCTGCTGCCCAGCCAGTGGCCTGGAAGACCCAAGCTGACTactgcagagaagagcagcatCTCTGGCAGACGGTCTCCTGAGCTGTCCTACCAGAACTCATCGGACCATGCCAATGAGGAGTGGGAGACAGCATCTGAAAGCAGTGACTTCAGCGAGCGGCGGGAGAGGCGAGATGGAGTTTCAGAGAGCGAAGGCCAGCTGGAGGGTGGCCTCGGGAGTGGGAGCTTGGGAGAGAAGAGGGAGCTGGCAAAGAGGAGCTTCTCAAGCCAAAGGCCGCTTGTCGACAGGCAGAGCCGCAAGGCCGAGCCAGCAGGGTTTGCGGAGCAGTCCGTCAGGACTGGTGTAGGGGCAGCTTCCAGATACGAGAGCCAGCAGAACGGAACACTGATAAAAAGCAAAAG GTCTCCAGAAGAAGGAGGGGGCCTTGGCAACACCAGTGGTGGGAGCAGTCACTCCATTTACAGCTTGGATAGGGCCTCCCATGCAAACTCAGAGTGTGCTGAGGGGCCGGGTAAAAAGCCAGAGAAGGAGCCCAAATCCACTGCGCAAAGAGCAAGTGAGAAGGGAGAGGCCTTGTCACAGTTTGAACTGAGTTACGGAA GTGCCATCATCGATAATCGGGTGTCGAACACAGCGGAAGAGAATGAAGTAGGTTCTATAGCAAGTGAAGGCTTCATTGAGGTTCTTACTAAAAAGCAGCGTCGTTTGCTGGAAGAGGAGCGAAGGAAgaaggaacaggctgctcag GCACCAGCTAAGGCCCGCGTCCTTCAGTCTCGCATTCCTCCTCGGTTTGCTAAGAAGCAGAATAGTTTGTGCTTGGAGCAAAGTGACGTAACAGTTTCTGGAAACAGCCTGGGCACAGAGATCTGGGAGAGCAACAGCCCAG CTCTTTCCGTTCAGTCTCCTGGCAGCGATTCCTGGAGCAAGCCTGTAAATACCTTTAATGGTACTGAGTCTAGCACCACTGAG CAGGGTTTTAAAGGCAGCCAGGGGGATAGTGGCATTGACTTGAGCGCGGAGTCTCGGGAATCCTCCGCTACCTCCTCTCAGCGCAGTTCTCCATATGGCACCCTCAAACCAGAGGAGATGAATGGGGCTGGCCTGGTGGATCCAAAGCCTGACTGCCAGAAGGAGCAAGTGCAGAAGCAGTCTGATAAAAAG GATTCAGATCAAGGCTCAGGACAGAACAAGGAACACAAGCCTGGACCAATCGGCAACGAACGctccctgaaaaacagaaagggtTCGGAGGGAACGGAACGGCTGGAAGGGAATATTCCCCCTGTTAACGGGGTGGAAATTCACGTGGATTCTGTACTTCCTGTGCCACCCATTGAATTTGGAGTAAATCCTAAA GACTCTGACTTCAGCTTGCCACCTGGTTCTGCCTCTGGCACTGCAGCTAACCCTGTCACCAAATTGCAGGACGCCTTGGCCAGTAat GCAGGGTTAACGCAGTCCATTCCCATTCTGCGAAGAGATCATCACCTCCAGCGGTGCATTGGCCTGAACCCAATGTCCTTCCCCACTGCAGACCTTACTCTTAAG ATGGAGTCTGCTCGTAAAGCTTGGGAAAACTCTCCTAGTTTACCAGAACAGAACTCCCCAGGAGGTGCAGGCTCAGGCATCCAGCCTCCTTCCAGTGTTGGAGCTTCCAATGGTGTCAGCTACAGCTCTTTTGGTGGAGTTTCTATGCCTCCTATGCCTGTGGCGTCCGTAGCACCTTCTGCATCTATTCCAG GTAACCATATTCCACCCCTGTATCTGGATGGCCATGTGTTCGCAAGTCAGCCCCGCTTGGTTCCTCAGACAATACCTCAGCAGCAAAGCTACCAACAG gctgctgctgctcaacAGATTCCCATTTCCCTCCACACATCCTTACAGGCCCAAGCTCAGCTTGGGCTGAGGGGTGGTCTGCCTGTTTCCCAGTCCCAGGAGATGTACAGCTCCATACAGCCCTTCAG gtcTCAGGTGTATATGCACCCCAGTCTGTCTCAACCCAGCACCATGGTCCTGACAGGAGGTACTGCTCTGAAGCCTCCGTATTCTGCCTTCCCAGGCATGCAGCCCTTGGAGGTGGTGAAAACCCAGTCTGGGTCCCCCTATCAGCCCATGAATGGAAGCCAGACGCTGGTTTATGAAGGCCAGATAAACCAGGCGGCTGGTATAGGAGCTTCCCAGATGATGGACTCTCAGCTTACACAG CTAACTATGCCTGTGCCTGGCTCCCAGCTTCCTCTGCCCCGCTACGGCTCTGGCCAGCAGCCCCTGATTCTACCACAGTCCATCCAGCTCCCTCAGGGGCAAAACCTGCCTGTAGGAGCTCCCCGAAGAATCCTCCCTCCTGGATCCCAGCCTTCTGTTCTTGCTACCAGCAGGGAG tCCTCCCAAATGGAAATGAAAGGGTTTCATTTCTCTGACGGTAAACAGAATATGTCCTCTGGAGCATCTGTACCATCACCACATACGTACAG GCCTAGCTCTGCCAGCCCAAGCGGGAAGCCGTCTGGACCAGCAGTTAGTATGGGCTCTGTGCAAGGACACTATGTACAACAG GCAAAGCAGCGGGTGGATGAAAATAAAGCCAACCTGGGAGCAGTAAAGCTGCAAGAAACAGCTTCCACAAACCAGATGAAGCCAGTGCGCACAGGAGCGATCAAACCTCAGGCAGTCAAAGTGGAGGAAAGCAAGGCCTAG